From Ptychodera flava strain L36383 chromosome 2, AS_Pfla_20210202, whole genome shotgun sequence, the proteins below share one genomic window:
- the LOC139117638 gene encoding tyrosine kinase receptor Cad96Ca-like yields MAILCIAILTRPLLRLEWVKIGEGDSRIQQTVSNEKAGDKHIITREVYLEETYLNDTGFYTCHGYYSDIHEANSNRSVLLIVENKTATGPPPSISSSLVTSFSTRVPMTSAVGEFSMETLTKGLLGTSISEMQKFKAMHQVPTTQDIDASYQKQKEGIIMATMVTVLVVVIVALFAVIVYVLSKKACHSDNSSTNGTEQDEESSTGGSSENTQGGETTENQPFIDGAQNPSVSNSGTLQPNNAIEQSTGAYATQEELIQNKPTFPSEPLEFDYCLLRFYDNCFLGRGEFGFVRKAVAPYIRGEYGDIQVAVKCLKEDALSEDKDNFLRELEIMKLLRSSHPNIVKLLGYCTSSDPICIIVELATHGSLHGYLLKNRCHGSYQNIHPQSRDLTSSDLLQFAWQIAKGMSFIDSKLFIHRDLAARNILLCDKMCCKISDFGFAHDVSATGVYKFTAQGRLPIRWMAIESLINSISTIKSDVWSYGVVLWELVTLGSTPYAQFGPRWVIQKLRTGYRLPKPRHCSDELYQIMSQCWLQDADRRPSFSELSKTIGEIANDVNEEYLRMKDFDDHIYVNIAEEEWPSDESL; encoded by the exons ATGGCTATACTCTGTATTGCGATTCTTACTCGACCGTTGCTCCGTCTTGAATGGGTGAAAATAGGTGAGGGTGATAGTCGAATTCAACAGACAGTCTCGAATGAAAAGGCCGGTGATAAGCATATCATTACCCGCGAAGTTTACCTTGAGGAGACTTATCTGAACGACACTGGTTTTTACACATGCCATGGCTACTACAGTGACATACATGAAGCAAATAGCAACAGATCAGTATTACTAATCGTAGAGAATAAGACGGCAACAG GACCGCCGCCTTCGATTTCTTCGTCTCTTGTTACAAGCTTTTCGACAAGAGTCCCCATGACGTCTGCAGTAGGTGAATTTTCAATGGAAACcctgaccaaag GATTACTCGGAACAAGTATTAGTGAGATGCAAAAATTTAAGGCAATGCATCAAGTTCCGACAACACAAG ATATTGATGCATCATATCAGAAACAGAAAGAAGGAATAATCATGGCAACGATGGTAACTGTTTTAGTGGTGGTCATTGTGGCATTGTTTGCTGTGATTGTGTATGTGCTTTCCAAGAAGGCATGCCATAGTGATAACTCGTCAACAAACGGAACTGAACAAGACGAGGAATCTTCAACTGGAGGGAGCTCAGAAAAT ACTCAAGGTGGCGAAACTACAGAAAATCAACCTTTCATTGATGGTGCACAAAATCCTTCCGTATCCAACTCG GGAACATTACAGCCTAACAATGCCATTGAACAAAGCACGGGGGCATATGCAACTCAGGAAGAGCTTATACAGAACAAGCCAACATTTCCGTCTGAACCTCTTGAATTCGATTATTGTCTTTTGCGATTTTACGACAACTGTTTTCTTGGACGAGGGGAATTTGGTTTTGTGCGAAAAGCTGTTGCTCCATATATCCGTGGTGAATATGGGGACATACAGGTTGCTGTGAAGTGCCTGAAAG AGGATGCATTATCTGAAGACAAAGACAACTTTCTTCGGGAATTAGAAATAATGAAACTGTTACGGTCCAGTCACCCGAACATTGTTAAACTACTAGGTTATTGTACATCGTCAG ATCCTATCTGCATCATCGTTGAATTGGCAACGCATGGGAGTTTGCATGGCTATCTTCTTAAGAACAGGTGTCACGGATCGTATCAAAATATTCATCCTCAAAGTCGAGATTTGACATCATCTGACCTGCTGCAATTTGCCTGGCAAATTGCAAAAGGGATGAGCTTCATTGATTCAAAATTG TTTATTCACAGAGATTTGGCCGCACGGAATATTCTTTTGTGTGACAAAATGTGCTGTAAAATATCTGACTTTGGTTTTGCACACGATGTCAGTGCAACGGGTGTTTACAAATTTACAGCACAG GGTCGTCTGCCGATACGATGGATGGCTATAGAGTCCTTGATAAACTCGATAAGCACGATTAAAAGTGATGTTTGGTCGTACGGAGTTGTTCTTTGGGAATTGGTTACCTTAG GTTCAACACCTTACGCACAATTTGGACCTAGATGGGTGATTCAAAAGTTAAGGACGGGTTACAGATTACCAAAGCCAAGACATTGCAGTGACGAACT TTACCAAATCATGTCGCAGTGTTGGCTGCAAGATGCTGACAGAAGACCATCGTTCTCTGAATTAAGTAAAACAATCGGAGAGATAGCAAATGACGTAAACGAG GAATACTTGCGGATGAAAGATTTTGATGATCATATTTATGTGAATATTGCAGAAGAAGAGTGGCCTTCCGATGAAAGTTTGTAA